In one window of Haloterrigena salifodinae DNA:
- a CDS encoding fluoride efflux transporter FluC, with protein sequence MTLEPALVVGIGGAIGAVLRHLVSLRLASERFPWPTLAVNVLGSFGFALALLAGAGESALRLVGTGICGAFTTFSSFSVETVGLYERGDRRLAVANAAGNLALSLAAIGLAWAIVDIGPL encoded by the coding sequence GTGACCCTCGAGCCGGCACTAGTCGTTGGAATCGGCGGGGCGATCGGCGCCGTGCTCCGGCACTTGGTCTCGCTCCGGTTGGCCAGCGAGCGGTTCCCGTGGCCCACGCTGGCAGTGAACGTCCTCGGGAGTTTCGGCTTCGCGCTTGCCCTCCTCGCGGGGGCCGGCGAGTCGGCGCTCCGACTGGTCGGGACCGGGATCTGCGGCGCGTTCACGACCTTTTCGTCGTTTTCCGTCGAGACCGTCGGGTTGTACGAGCGCGGCGACCGGCGCCTCGCCGTCGCCAACGCGGCCGGCAACCTCGCGCTCTCGCTCGCGGCGATCGGTCTCGCGTGGGCGATCGTCGACATCGGGCCGCTGTGA
- a CDS encoding cation diffusion facilitator family transporter: MATDGAGSGQRGFTRAAVVNVLGNAVKIVVEGAAGLLFGSVALLADAAHSIADLIASLVVLVWGRSSYDEPDDTHPHGHDRIEPLTALFVGAVIALLGLNLLYESAQGILYGVEVEFSPLLLGALAFSIIDMYLVYRYTTVINEALNSTALKALAVDCLNDIYTSFAAVVGVVGVLLGQPLLDPIAGGFVSLLVVYQGVEIGRENVDYLIGAAASPEKRTEIVETLRSHPDVQGVHDLTVFYDGTVLEVEVHVEVDGNMPFRKAHDVESDLVDRVRDLEDVGDAHVHLDPSGIGEWKERLDER; the protein is encoded by the coding sequence ATGGCCACCGACGGCGCCGGGAGCGGGCAGCGGGGCTTTACGCGCGCGGCGGTAGTCAACGTCCTCGGGAACGCGGTGAAGATCGTCGTCGAGGGAGCCGCGGGGCTGCTCTTCGGCAGCGTCGCCCTGCTGGCCGACGCGGCCCACTCGATCGCCGATCTGATCGCGAGCCTCGTCGTGCTCGTCTGGGGTCGCAGCTCCTACGACGAACCCGACGACACCCACCCGCACGGCCACGACCGGATCGAACCGTTGACGGCGCTGTTCGTCGGGGCCGTTATCGCCCTCCTCGGGCTGAATCTGCTCTACGAGTCCGCGCAGGGCATCCTCTACGGCGTCGAGGTCGAGTTCAGCCCGCTCCTGCTCGGGGCGCTCGCGTTCTCGATCATCGATATGTACCTCGTCTACCGCTACACGACGGTGATCAACGAGGCGCTGAACTCGACCGCGCTCAAGGCCCTGGCGGTCGACTGCCTCAACGACATCTACACCTCCTTCGCCGCCGTCGTGGGCGTCGTCGGCGTCCTGCTGGGCCAGCCGCTGCTCGATCCGATCGCCGGCGGCTTCGTCAGCCTGCTGGTCGTCTATCAGGGCGTCGAGATCGGCCGCGAGAACGTCGACTACCTCATCGGCGCCGCGGCGAGCCCCGAGAAACGGACGGAAATCGTCGAGACCCTCCGCAGCCACCCCGACGTTCAGGGCGTCCACGATCTGACCGTCTTCTACGATGGCACCGTCCTCGAGGTCGAAGTCCACGTCGAGGTCGACGGTAACATGCCCTTCCGGAAGGCCCACGACGTTGAGTCGGATCTGGTCGACCGAGTGCGTGACCTCGAGGACGTCGGGGACGCCCACGTCCACCTCGACCCGTCGGGGATCGGCGAGTGGAAGGAGCGACTCGACGAGCGGTGA
- a CDS encoding MBL fold metallo-hydrolase, with product MATEIGAVREVTAGDCTDCYYIDTGMYDTPEYGAVYIVDDDRPAVVETGLGTNHELILEALAELGIDREELAAVAVTHIHLDHAGGAGYLAEACPNADVYVPSPGAGLLVDPTRLVEGTKAAVGDQWEFYVEPKPIDEDRIVEVEDGDVVDLGTHELRVHEAPGHAFHQVVFEDPANDAVFTGDAAGIWVPETEEIRETSPPSDFHLEQCLEDVETLKSIDPDVLLYTHFGPRAVGDDAADALETYATVLEEWVATVAAKRAELEDDAAVIDYFADSEEMADVWGERKAGAEAAMNARGVLGYLDERD from the coding sequence ATGGCCACGGAGATCGGTGCGGTACGCGAGGTGACGGCTGGCGACTGTACGGACTGTTACTACATCGACACGGGAATGTACGATACCCCGGAGTACGGCGCCGTCTACATCGTCGACGACGACCGGCCCGCCGTCGTCGAGACCGGGCTCGGAACCAACCACGAGCTGATCCTCGAAGCCCTCGCGGAGCTCGGCATCGACCGCGAGGAGCTCGCGGCCGTCGCGGTCACGCACATCCACCTTGACCACGCCGGCGGCGCGGGCTACCTCGCCGAGGCGTGTCCGAACGCGGACGTCTACGTTCCGTCGCCGGGCGCGGGGCTGCTCGTCGATCCGACGCGGCTAGTCGAGGGGACGAAAGCCGCCGTCGGCGACCAGTGGGAGTTCTACGTCGAACCGAAGCCGATCGACGAGGACCGAATCGTCGAGGTCGAGGACGGCGACGTCGTCGACCTCGGGACCCACGAACTGCGGGTCCACGAGGCGCCGGGCCACGCCTTCCACCAGGTCGTCTTCGAGGACCCCGCGAACGACGCCGTCTTCACAGGCGACGCCGCGGGTATCTGGGTTCCCGAGACCGAGGAGATTCGGGAGACCTCGCCGCCGTCGGACTTCCACCTGGAGCAGTGTCTCGAGGACGTCGAGACCCTGAAATCGATCGACCCAGACGTCCTCCTCTACACGCACTTCGGCCCCCGAGCGGTCGGCGACGACGCCGCGGACGCACTCGAGACGTACGCGACCGTCCTCGAGGAGTGGGTCGCGACCGTTGCGGCGAAGCGCGCGGAACTCGAGGACGACGCGGCCGTGATCGACTACTTCGCCGACTCCGAAGAGATGGCCGACGTCTGGGGGGAGCGCAAGGCCGGCGCCGAGGCCGCGATGAACGCGCGCGGCGTCCTCGGCTACCTCGACGAGCGCGACTGA
- a CDS encoding AMP-dependent synthetase/ligase — MDWRDAEREYEDETIRETTLGRMFERSAERNANRPAQRYKGGVYDRSLTDSVIRPATPGEFRPLSYAEMRDIVRTLSAGFHDLGIDAGDRVGLFSNTRMEWAQCDFALLSAGAAVTTVYTNSSPKQVEYLLGDPDADAVVVENEALLERVLEVEDELEIEFVVSIDEIDGYDDRDDIYTLDEVYDRGAETFDLEAYEERLDAVELDDLASLIYTSGTTGQPKGVRLTHWNFRSNVNAIRKRFARRPDRDDVPTLDEESLAMSYLPLAHVFERTAGHFVLFASGSCIAYAENPDTLQEDFSIVGPTTATSVPRVYEKIYDGIREQASESGAKQTIFEWATDVGVAYQQADSPGPLLRAKQAIADKLVFSTVREALGGNIDLLISGGGSLSPELCRLYHAMGLPIFEGYGLTETSPVVATNPPDAAKIGTIGPAVSNVDLRIDETVADQEAFDDDPGEVGELLVAGPSVTEGYWNKPGATQGAFTEGDDGTRWFRTGDIVHRRPDGYLEFRDRLKQIIVLSTGKNVAPGPIEDAFAASEVVEQAMVVGDGEKFIGALLVPNTTHIHEWADKEGIDLPDDLEAMCDDERVREHIQKEVDRVNQQFEKHETIKRFELVPQEFTEENEMLTPTMKKKRRVILDWFEDRVERIYAES, encoded by the coding sequence ATGGACTGGCGGGACGCGGAACGAGAGTACGAGGACGAGACGATCCGGGAGACGACGCTCGGACGGATGTTCGAACGCTCGGCCGAGCGAAACGCGAACCGGCCGGCCCAGCGGTACAAGGGCGGCGTCTACGATCGATCGCTGACCGACTCGGTGATCCGGCCTGCAACTCCCGGCGAGTTCCGTCCGCTCTCCTACGCGGAGATGCGCGATATCGTGCGCACGCTCTCGGCGGGCTTTCACGACCTCGGTATTGACGCCGGCGACCGCGTGGGCCTGTTCTCGAACACCCGGATGGAGTGGGCGCAGTGTGACTTCGCCCTCCTCAGCGCGGGCGCCGCCGTCACGACCGTCTACACGAACTCCTCGCCGAAACAGGTCGAGTACCTGCTCGGCGACCCCGACGCCGACGCCGTCGTCGTCGAGAACGAAGCGCTCCTCGAGCGGGTCCTCGAAGTCGAGGACGAACTCGAGATCGAGTTCGTCGTCTCGATCGACGAGATCGACGGCTACGACGACCGCGACGACATCTACACCCTAGACGAGGTCTACGACCGCGGCGCGGAGACGTTCGACCTCGAGGCCTACGAGGAGCGCCTCGACGCGGTCGAACTGGACGATCTGGCGAGCCTGATCTACACCAGCGGGACGACCGGCCAGCCGAAGGGCGTCCGGCTCACCCACTGGAACTTCCGGTCGAACGTCAACGCGATCCGCAAGCGGTTCGCCCGAAGGCCGGACCGGGACGACGTGCCGACGTTAGACGAGGAGTCGCTGGCGATGTCGTACCTGCCGCTGGCCCACGTCTTCGAGCGGACGGCGGGTCACTTTGTGCTGTTCGCCAGCGGCTCCTGTATCGCCTACGCTGAGAACCCGGACACGCTCCAGGAGGACTTCAGTATCGTCGGGCCGACGACGGCCACGAGCGTCCCCCGCGTCTACGAGAAGATCTACGACGGCATCCGCGAGCAGGCCAGCGAGTCCGGCGCGAAACAGACGATCTTCGAGTGGGCGACAGACGTCGGCGTCGCGTACCAGCAGGCCGACTCGCCCGGGCCGCTCCTCCGGGCCAAGCAAGCCATCGCCGACAAACTCGTCTTCTCGACGGTTCGCGAGGCGCTGGGCGGGAACATCGATCTGCTGATCAGCGGCGGCGGCAGCCTCTCGCCGGAGCTCTGTCGGCTCTATCACGCCATGGGACTGCCCATCTTCGAGGGGTACGGGCTGACCGAGACCTCGCCGGTCGTCGCAACGAACCCGCCAGACGCCGCGAAGATCGGCACCATCGGACCGGCGGTGTCTAACGTCGACCTACGGATCGACGAAACCGTCGCCGATCAGGAAGCGTTCGACGACGATCCCGGCGAGGTCGGCGAACTCCTCGTCGCGGGGCCGAGCGTCACCGAGGGCTACTGGAACAAGCCCGGCGCGACCCAGGGCGCGTTCACGGAAGGCGACGACGGCACCCGGTGGTTCCGCACCGGTGACATCGTCCACCGCCGGCCCGACGGCTACCTCGAGTTTCGGGACCGGCTCAAGCAGATCATCGTCCTCTCGACGGGGAAGAACGTCGCGCCCGGGCCGATCGAGGACGCCTTCGCGGCCAGCGAGGTCGTCGAGCAGGCGATGGTCGTCGGCGACGGCGAGAAGTTCATCGGCGCGCTGCTGGTCCCCAACACGACCCATATTCACGAGTGGGCCGACAAGGAGGGGATCGACCTGCCCGACGACCTCGAGGCGATGTGCGACGACGAGCGCGTCCGCGAGCACATTCAAAAGGAGGTCGACCGCGTCAACCAGCAGTTCGAGAAACACGAGACGATCAAGCGGTTCGAACTCGTCCCACAGGAGTTCACCGAGGAGAACGAGATGCTGACCCCGACGATGAAGAAAAAGCGCCGGGTCATCCTCGACTGGTTCGAGGATCGCGTCGAGCGGATCTACGCCGAGAGCTGA
- a CDS encoding magnesium transporter translates to MLGQDSAIDVYRQALPVILVSLVAGLFSGTLLGTETMREGIESVPGILLLLPAFLATRGGVYGSLGARLSSGLHQGLIDPHFEWNDRLRNAIVASFCNGMIVSVFIAVLSWGVSLVLGREAHLLELLIVLIVAALLSAFAMLGVLLTVIFKGYRRGLDPDNVIGPVVTTVGDVFGVAFLLIGIWVAGVVL, encoded by the coding sequence ATGCTGGGCCAGGACTCGGCCATCGACGTCTATAGGCAGGCGCTACCGGTCATCCTCGTCAGCCTCGTCGCGGGACTGTTCTCCGGGACGCTGCTGGGCACCGAGACCATGCGCGAGGGGATCGAGAGCGTCCCCGGAATCCTGCTGTTGCTGCCGGCCTTCCTCGCGACGCGGGGCGGCGTCTACGGCTCGCTGGGCGCGCGCCTTTCGAGCGGTCTCCATCAGGGGCTGATCGATCCCCACTTCGAGTGGAACGATCGCCTGCGAAACGCCATCGTCGCCTCCTTTTGCAACGGGATGATCGTCTCCGTGTTCATCGCGGTGCTGAGCTGGGGCGTGTCGCTCGTGCTGGGTCGGGAGGCGCACCTCCTCGAGTTGCTCATCGTCTTGATCGTCGCCGCCCTGCTCTCCGCGTTCGCGATGCTGGGGGTGTTGCTGACGGTGATCTTCAAGGGGTACCGCCGCGGTCTCGATCCGGACAACGTCATCGGCCCGGTCGTGACGACCGTCGGCGACGTCTTCGGCGTCGCCTTCCTGCTGATCGGCATCTGGGTCGCGGGGGTGGTGTTGTGA
- a CDS encoding cation:proton antiporter domain-containing protein: protein MTAAGASGDLLVLVAAIVGLGVFSQLLSARFQVPSIIFLLTAGVLLGPEGIGKWLPIAVETIVGPDDVPQGIATMEPFVTQDTFGPALSTIVGLSVAIIVFEGAFHLKIDKIREAPSAVLRLTTIGAAIALLGTATSVRFFLGANWDLALLIGALLVATGPTVITPILKVVPVRDRVEAALETEGIVNDVTAAILAIVLFEAMVVKEESPNYLQLFAERLGTGLLVGLIVAAIIWAVIQYVDISPDDAPRNARLITLAGAIIAFGVADSIFHEAGVAAVATAGLILGNANLPYEKEIEAFKGDITLLVLSFVFITLAALLNFDQLFALGLGGVAVVAVVMFILRPLLVFLSTRGDRFTFQETLFMSFVGPRGIIPASVATLFAIRLQNEGSQASADLLVGTVFLVIFVTVVLEGGFARQIAEKLDVIPMRVLIVGGGRVGRSLAERLEARGENVVIIEDNQTVLKQLRNDGFTAREGDGTNIDVLREAGAENAKTIVAATGDDDANLLVAQLAKSSFDVQKVIVRANEPSNAPAFEDLGVETISAAESTAWAIDNQIERPALSNWMSELGRSGDVQEIEVTHDDLVGKRIADIGGELPNGVLIALVSRNGTDEVPTPDVELQKGDHITLIGRSEGVREAIEQCGTPV, encoded by the coding sequence ATGACGGCCGCAGGAGCCAGCGGCGATCTACTCGTACTGGTCGCCGCAATCGTTGGCCTCGGCGTTTTCTCACAGCTCCTTTCGGCACGGTTTCAGGTTCCGAGCATCATCTTCCTGCTCACGGCGGGTGTCCTTCTGGGGCCGGAGGGAATCGGGAAGTGGCTCCCGATAGCCGTGGAGACGATCGTCGGCCCCGATGACGTCCCGCAGGGGATCGCAACGATGGAACCGTTTGTCACTCAAGACACGTTCGGTCCCGCACTCTCCACGATCGTTGGTCTCTCGGTCGCGATAATCGTCTTCGAGGGCGCGTTCCACCTCAAGATTGACAAGATCAGGGAAGCGCCGTCGGCCGTCCTACGGCTGACAACGATCGGAGCAGCGATCGCACTACTGGGAACTGCCACTTCGGTTCGGTTCTTCCTCGGTGCAAACTGGGATCTCGCACTCTTGATCGGCGCACTCCTCGTCGCAACGGGACCGACGGTCATCACGCCGATTCTGAAGGTCGTCCCCGTCCGCGACCGAGTCGAAGCCGCTCTCGAGACGGAGGGTATTGTCAACGACGTGACGGCGGCGATTCTCGCGATCGTGCTGTTCGAGGCAATGGTCGTCAAAGAGGAGTCACCGAATTATCTCCAGCTGTTCGCCGAACGGCTCGGGACGGGTCTGCTCGTCGGTCTCATAGTCGCCGCGATTATTTGGGCGGTGATCCAGTACGTCGACATCTCGCCCGACGACGCACCGCGGAACGCGCGGTTGATCACCCTGGCGGGAGCGATCATCGCCTTCGGCGTAGCCGATTCTATCTTCCACGAGGCGGGCGTTGCGGCCGTCGCGACAGCCGGACTGATCCTCGGGAACGCTAACCTCCCCTACGAGAAGGAGATCGAGGCGTTCAAGGGCGATATTACCCTGCTCGTTCTCTCGTTCGTCTTCATTACGCTCGCAGCGCTGCTCAACTTCGACCAACTGTTCGCACTCGGCCTCGGCGGCGTGGCCGTCGTCGCGGTCGTGATGTTCATCTTGCGGCCGCTACTCGTCTTTCTCTCGACTCGGGGCGACCGGTTCACGTTTCAGGAGACGCTGTTCATGAGCTTCGTCGGCCCGCGTGGAATCATCCCGGCGTCGGTCGCGACCCTGTTCGCGATCCGACTGCAGAACGAGGGAAGTCAGGCCAGTGCAGACCTGCTTGTCGGGACCGTTTTTCTCGTCATCTTCGTGACGGTCGTCCTCGAGGGAGGGTTCGCTAGACAGATCGCGGAAAAACTGGACGTGATACCAATGCGTGTACTCATCGTCGGCGGCGGCCGCGTCGGTCGCTCGCTGGCAGAACGACTGGAAGCGCGCGGCGAAAACGTAGTCATCATCGAGGACAACCAGACAGTCCTCAAGCAGCTCCGCAATGACGGGTTTACCGCGCGTGAGGGCGACGGAACCAACATTGACGTGTTACGCGAGGCTGGCGCGGAGAACGCCAAGACCATCGTTGCAGCGACTGGCGACGACGACGCGAACCTCCTCGTGGCCCAACTCGCGAAGTCGAGTTTCGACGTACAGAAGGTAATCGTCCGGGCGAACGAGCCCTCGAACGCGCCGGCGTTCGAGGATCTCGGCGTCGAGACCATCTCGGCGGCCGAGTCGACCGCGTGGGCGATTGACAACCAGATCGAACGGCCGGCACTCTCGAACTGGATGTCCGAACTCGGCCGGTCCGGCGACGTGCAGGAAATCGAGGTGACTCACGATGATCTGGTGGGCAAGCGGATCGCCGACATCGGCGGCGAGTTACCGAATGGCGTCCTCATCGCGCTGGTGAGCCGGAACGGGACCGACGAGGTGCCGACGCCCGACGTCGAACTTCAGAAGGGCGATCACATTACGCTCATCGGTCGGAGCGAGGGGGTTCGCGAGGCGATCGAACAGTGTGGAACGCCCGTGTAG
- a CDS encoding SDR family oxidoreductase, whose protein sequence is MNPELKPLDEQVIVITGASSGIGLTTARMAADRGASVVVAARSEDALRQLTAEIQADGGEATSVVADVSDRDDVREIRRVAEDTYGGFDTWVNGAAVSIYGELEDVPIEEMRDQFDVNVWGLLYGSLEAADHFKSSGREGAIVNVGSIVSERAVLLQGSYSASKHAVKGFTETLRMELEREDAPVSVTLIKPSAIDTPFPDHAKNHMNEEATLPAPVYAPETVGRAILHAAENPQHEVTVGAGGKQMTVLGQHAARLMDKVMETVFYRQQRTGDPPRPDAPDGLEEPTGSLEQRGGYEGHVAETSLYTRLRQRRELPGSSALGAGLVAGAVYAGYRLLRNGGDSSSDSSGDAAAAESKAEADAEERRLERPRL, encoded by the coding sequence ATGAACCCAGAGCTGAAGCCGCTCGACGAGCAGGTGATCGTGATCACCGGCGCGTCCTCGGGGATCGGGCTGACGACCGCGCGGATGGCCGCCGACCGGGGCGCCAGCGTCGTCGTCGCTGCCCGAAGCGAGGACGCCCTCCGGCAGTTGACCGCGGAGATCCAGGCCGACGGCGGCGAGGCGACGTCCGTTGTCGCCGACGTCAGCGACCGCGACGACGTCCGCGAGATTCGGCGAGTCGCCGAGGACACGTACGGCGGCTTCGACACCTGGGTCAACGGCGCAGCCGTCTCCATCTACGGCGAGCTCGAGGACGTTCCGATCGAGGAGATGCGCGACCAGTTCGACGTCAACGTCTGGGGGCTGCTCTACGGCTCGCTCGAGGCCGCTGATCACTTCAAATCCAGCGGCCGGGAGGGTGCGATCGTCAACGTCGGTAGCATCGTCTCCGAGCGCGCCGTCCTTTTGCAGGGGAGCTACTCGGCCTCCAAACACGCGGTCAAGGGCTTTACCGAGACGCTACGGATGGAACTCGAGCGCGAGGACGCGCCCGTCTCGGTGACACTGATCAAGCCGAGCGCGATCGACACGCCGTTCCCCGATCACGCGAAGAATCACATGAACGAGGAAGCGACGCTGCCGGCGCCGGTCTACGCGCCGGAGACGGTCGGCCGGGCCATCCTCCACGCCGCCGAGAACCCCCAGCACGAGGTGACCGTCGGCGCCGGCGGCAAGCAGATGACCGTCCTCGGACAGCACGCCGCGCGCCTGATGGACAAGGTCATGGAGACCGTCTTCTACCGACAGCAGCGCACCGGCGATCCGCCGCGTCCCGACGCCCCGGACGGCCTCGAGGAGCCGACCGGAAGCCTCGAGCAACGCGGCGGCTACGAGGGCCACGTCGCCGAGACGAGCCTCTACACGAGACTCCGCCAGCGGCGGGAACTCCCCGGCTCGAGCGCGCTCGGAGCCGGACTCGTCGCAGGGGCCGTCTACGCGGGGTACAGACTGCTGCGCAACGGCGGCGACTCAAGCAGCGACTCGAGCGGCGACGCCGCGGCGGCGGAATCGAAAGCGGAAGCGGACGCGGAGGAGCGTCGCCTCGAGAGGCCGCGTCTCTGA
- a CDS encoding sensor histidine kinase: protein MSGAARRRRVEGSARVLPRAVSGLGLLSAGSFVAWCLWFRSLLSPTAVVVGFATVFLPALALVWAGFQLARSGISRDRYGRVVRWSFGGAIVFLAVNGFVMALFPWNGLAGNLAWAQFSLNSGGGAGFLVGYVEARAIQREVEATAAVARAEQLEEDRELLTYLSDLLRHEVLNSTQIIGGHATLLLEEADDSTRKSLETIDRESEKLTDVIDDIRAMLNATQPSAGRAVVALDGVLSDEIADVERRFDDVEVEASIPDGVRVEGNEGVGWIFANLLENAVEHNDSESPRVEVTVVTTDETVTVRIADDGPGIPTPVRETLFDRRTDNHGLGLYLVRILATRYGGRVDLAETGPDGSVFTVTLSRAGDGRTAEPPDRRRNGFRRRREPRTGVDDGDDLRRSGTDRDETERTRRDRPGAIDSAAGRS, encoded by the coding sequence ATGAGCGGCGCGGCGAGGCGCCGACGGGTGGAGGGGTCGGCACGGGTGCTTCCCCGGGCGGTCAGCGGGCTCGGGCTCCTGTCCGCCGGCAGTTTCGTCGCGTGGTGCCTCTGGTTCCGTTCGCTTCTGTCCCCGACGGCCGTCGTCGTCGGGTTCGCCACCGTTTTCCTCCCCGCGCTCGCGCTCGTCTGGGCCGGGTTCCAACTCGCCCGGAGCGGTATCAGCCGCGACCGGTACGGACGAGTCGTTCGGTGGTCTTTCGGTGGCGCGATCGTCTTTCTGGCGGTCAACGGCTTCGTCATGGCGTTGTTCCCCTGGAACGGCCTTGCCGGTAACCTCGCCTGGGCGCAGTTCTCGCTGAATTCGGGGGGCGGGGCCGGCTTTCTCGTCGGCTACGTCGAAGCGCGAGCGATCCAGCGGGAGGTCGAGGCGACGGCAGCGGTCGCCCGCGCCGAACAACTCGAGGAGGACCGCGAACTGCTCACGTATCTCAGCGACCTCCTGCGCCACGAGGTGTTGAACAGCACCCAGATCATCGGCGGCCACGCGACGTTGCTCCTCGAGGAGGCCGACGACTCGACGCGAAAGTCGCTCGAGACGATCGACCGCGAAAGCGAGAAATTGACCGACGTGATCGACGACATCCGCGCGATGTTGAACGCGACGCAGCCGTCGGCGGGCCGCGCCGTCGTCGCGCTCGACGGCGTCCTGTCCGACGAGATAGCGGACGTAGAGCGGCGGTTCGACGACGTCGAGGTCGAGGCGTCGATTCCGGACGGCGTGCGCGTCGAGGGGAACGAGGGGGTCGGGTGGATCTTCGCGAACCTCCTCGAGAACGCCGTCGAACACAACGACAGCGAGTCGCCTCGCGTCGAGGTGACGGTCGTGACGACGGACGAAACCGTTACCGTCCGGATCGCGGACGACGGGCCCGGCATTCCGACGCCCGTCCGAGAGACGCTGTTCGACCGACGGACCGACAACCACGGGCTGGGGCTGTACCTCGTCCGGATTCTGGCGACGCGGTACGGCGGGCGCGTCGATCTCGCGGAGACCGGACCCGATGGGAGCGTCTTTACCGTGACGCTATCGCGGGCCGGCGACGGGCGAACCGCTGAGCCCCCGGATCGTCGCCGAAACGGCTTTCGTCGCCGGCGGGAGCCGAGAACGGGAGTCGACGACGGAGACGATCTCCGCCGATCAGGAACCGACCGAGACGAAACCGAACGAACGAGACGGGATCGACCGGGCGCGATCGACTCCGCCGCGGGACGGTCCTGA
- a CDS encoding magnesium transporter: protein MSAGGDEPTEELPQENLPHEWTVSGIVSTLVPLLLALSILQMVSGTVLESFEEQLLSYPSLLVLVPVMIGTAGNLGSIMCARLSTQLHLGTLAFSPTNPDIRANVGAIIGLAATVFVLLGFAAWGIGRVLGGSLGLGTLLVITIVSGMLLAIWVVLVSTVSVYLSYRLGYDPDDTTIPVVTNVCDITGVLILFGVVTVVL, encoded by the coding sequence GTGAGCGCCGGCGGCGACGAGCCGACGGAGGAACTCCCGCAGGAGAACCTTCCTCACGAGTGGACCGTCAGCGGAATCGTCTCGACGCTCGTTCCGCTATTGCTCGCGCTGTCGATCCTGCAGATGGTCTCGGGGACCGTCCTCGAGTCGTTCGAGGAGCAGTTACTGTCGTACCCGTCGTTGCTCGTTCTCGTGCCGGTGATGATCGGCACGGCGGGCAACCTGGGATCGATCATGTGTGCCCGACTGTCGACCCAGCTCCACCTCGGGACGCTCGCGTTCTCGCCGACTAACCCCGACATCCGCGCCAACGTCGGGGCGATAATCGGACTGGCGGCGACCGTCTTCGTCCTACTGGGGTTCGCCGCGTGGGGGATCGGACGAGTGCTCGGCGGGAGCCTCGGGCTGGGGACGCTGTTGGTGATCACGATCGTCAGCGGGATGCTGCTGGCGATCTGGGTCGTCCTCGTCAGTACGGTCTCGGTTTACCTGTCCTATCGACTCGGCTACGACCCCGACGACACGACGATCCCCGTGGTTACGAACGTCTGCGACATCACCGGCGTGTTGATACTCTTTGGCGTGGTCACGGTCGTGCTGTGA
- a CDS encoding CrcB family protein: MTADNPFGRLETLALIAVGAFAGANLRFFAMGLGSDVRAVLAVNALGSTALGFIVYEAEYAGLLGRRSRLCLSTGLLSSLTTYSTFAIQTALAADPVVLAAIVAGNYGFGFAGVLAGRTVARRLGSVLEPETGGETA, from the coding sequence ATGACCGCTGACAATCCGTTCGGTCGCCTCGAGACGCTCGCATTGATCGCCGTCGGAGCGTTCGCCGGGGCGAACCTCCGCTTTTTCGCGATGGGGTTGGGATCCGACGTTCGGGCGGTGCTTGCGGTCAACGCCCTCGGAAGCACCGCGCTCGGGTTCATCGTCTACGAAGCCGAGTACGCGGGACTCCTGGGCCGACGGTCGCGGCTCTGTCTCTCCACCGGCTTGCTCTCGTCGCTGACGACCTACAGCACGTTCGCGATCCAGACCGCGCTGGCGGCCGATCCCGTCGTCCTCGCCGCCATCGTCGCCGGCAACTACGGGTTCGGCTTCGCGGGCGTCCTCGCGGGGCGAACCGTCGCGCGTCGACTCGGCTCGGTCCTCGAGCCCGAAACGGGCGGTGAGACGGCGTGA